A region of Leclercia adecarboxylata DNA encodes the following proteins:
- a CDS encoding PAAR domain-containing protein has product MSKGFVLLGDKTTHGGEVISASSTMIVNDKKVALIGDMMSCPVPGHGTNPIVEGSPEWSSDGKAVVVDGCKCQCGCQVISSAPECAIG; this is encoded by the coding sequence ATGTCTAAAGGTTTCGTTTTACTCGGTGATAAAACTACACATGGCGGGGAAGTTATTTCAGCATCTTCAACCATGATTGTTAACGATAAAAAAGTTGCCCTGATTGGCGATATGATGAGTTGCCCTGTACCTGGGCATGGCACCAATCCCATTGTGGAAGGTTCGCCGGAATGGTCATCTGACGGCAAAGCTGTTGTGGTTGACGGCTGTAAATGCCAGTGCGGATGTCAGGTGATCTCCAGTGCTCCGGAATGTGCAATAGGATAA
- a CDS encoding type VI secretion system Vgr family protein, which produces MNLSDSVQKVLSGAGTLNRYRLDVPSCQSPLDVKEFSGIEGISEIYRYDIIFTSTDKQLDAACFLRKPANLTMGAGLLESLCEQKKVHGFITDFRRISGSADQAHYRITLKPFISLLDKEYRTHRFFVNKSVPDVVAQVLSEHGLKGWEFDFSLKKTYPKREQINQYQESDLTFIQRLLAEVGIFYYFSLQQDTQTEVIHFGDSQAALLSDKELALNSPSGANDNGADAIWGLTLSNQVVESNVITKDYNHLAAQNLIQSAPADMTRGEGEGINYGSVYHYQPRHKESGDKIDPAPETANFWARLDHERFLAKQTTITAKSADATLAPAQVLSITDSLPPALPELLQRSPVLITHLIFTANRSEALQVIITGVPYSDKVCWRPPLLPRPKVIGTMTARVTSAKANDIYAWQDASGLYRVKFDADRDSKSQGQESMPVRLAKPYGGDVYGFHFPLIQGTEVAIAFHEGDPDRPYIAHALHDSRHVDHVTEKNSTRNVIRTAGLNKLRMEDKRGEEHIKLSTEYGGKTQLNLGHNVDEERAVRGKGAELRTDEWIAVRGGKGILLSADTQPNAQGVMLDMHEAVQQLEQALSLAKSLSRAAETAKATAAESESQSSLVGALTGLQKPGILAHSPKGIGVVSPEAIRIASGGQSVGIVSARNTDISAARSVTVAAANTVSLFAQGAGMQLFAGQGKVDIQAQGDAVNIQALKDVTVTSNNGKVTVNASQDLTLVCGGAYIKINGGNIEMGCPGNILLKAANVQKMGAANLNLPVKELPKGFKGGFEITDLETGEIKPYTYYKITTAEGDVYTGTTDKLGNTMPVYTAMPSSMKIEFPLSNTDSDQG; this is translated from the coding sequence TTGAATCTCAGTGACTCTGTGCAAAAAGTTTTATCCGGGGCGGGAACGTTGAACCGCTACAGACTTGATGTTCCTTCCTGTCAGTCACCACTGGATGTAAAAGAATTCAGCGGTATTGAGGGCATAAGCGAGATTTACAGGTATGACATCATTTTTACCAGTACGGATAAGCAACTTGATGCTGCCTGTTTTTTGCGGAAACCGGCAAATCTGACGATGGGAGCCGGGCTACTGGAGAGTCTGTGTGAACAGAAAAAAGTACACGGTTTCATTACTGATTTCAGACGTATTTCAGGCTCTGCTGACCAGGCACATTACCGTATCACGCTGAAACCTTTTATCTCCCTGCTGGACAAGGAGTACCGCACTCACCGCTTCTTCGTCAACAAATCGGTTCCCGATGTAGTGGCGCAGGTGCTCAGCGAGCATGGTCTGAAAGGTTGGGAATTTGATTTCAGCCTGAAAAAAACGTACCCGAAGCGTGAGCAGATAAACCAGTATCAGGAAAGCGATCTGACGTTTATTCAGCGCCTGCTTGCGGAAGTGGGAATTTTTTATTACTTCTCTCTGCAGCAAGATACGCAGACGGAAGTGATCCACTTCGGCGACAGCCAGGCTGCACTGCTTTCTGATAAAGAACTCGCCCTGAATAGCCCGTCCGGTGCAAACGATAATGGCGCAGATGCTATCTGGGGACTCACGCTGTCAAACCAGGTGGTGGAAAGTAATGTCATCACGAAGGATTATAACCACCTTGCAGCGCAGAACCTGATCCAGTCAGCCCCGGCAGACATGACCCGCGGGGAAGGTGAGGGCATCAATTATGGCTCGGTTTACCATTATCAACCGAGACATAAAGAAAGCGGCGATAAGATTGATCCGGCCCCCGAAACAGCAAACTTCTGGGCGCGTCTCGATCACGAACGTTTCCTTGCAAAACAAACTACCATTACCGCAAAAAGCGCTGATGCAACTCTGGCTCCGGCCCAGGTTCTGAGTATCACCGACAGCCTTCCTCCTGCGCTGCCTGAACTGTTGCAGCGCTCACCTGTGCTTATCACTCACCTTATCTTTACGGCGAACCGCAGCGAGGCATTGCAGGTCATCATAACGGGTGTACCTTACAGTGACAAAGTATGCTGGCGTCCGCCATTACTGCCGCGTCCGAAGGTGATCGGAACCATGACAGCCAGGGTGACCAGCGCGAAAGCAAATGATATCTACGCCTGGCAGGATGCGTCCGGTCTGTACCGGGTAAAGTTTGACGCCGACCGGGACAGTAAGTCGCAGGGGCAAGAGAGCATGCCGGTGCGACTTGCGAAGCCCTACGGCGGGGACGTTTACGGCTTTCATTTCCCGCTTATCCAGGGCACTGAAGTGGCGATTGCATTCCACGAGGGTGACCCGGACCGACCGTATATAGCCCATGCCCTGCATGACTCCCGCCACGTTGACCACGTCACGGAGAAGAATAGCACCCGCAACGTTATCAGAACGGCTGGGCTCAATAAGCTGCGAATGGAGGACAAGCGGGGCGAGGAACATATCAAGCTCAGCACCGAGTACGGGGGTAAGACGCAGCTGAATTTAGGCCACAATGTCGATGAGGAGCGTGCGGTACGCGGCAAAGGTGCAGAACTGCGTACTGATGAATGGATAGCTGTTCGTGGTGGCAAAGGCATTTTACTGAGTGCAGACACTCAGCCAAATGCTCAGGGTGTAATGCTGGACATGCATGAAGCAGTACAACAGCTTGAGCAGGCTCTTTCCCTGGCAAAAAGTCTGAGTCGTGCTGCTGAAACAGCAAAAGCAACCGCAGCTGAATCAGAAAGCCAGTCCAGCCTGGTCGGTGCGCTGACCGGATTACAAAAACCCGGGATTTTAGCTCATTCACCAAAGGGAATTGGGGTTGTCAGTCCTGAAGCAATAAGGATTGCATCCGGGGGGCAAAGTGTCGGGATTGTATCTGCACGCAATACCGATATCAGTGCTGCTCGATCCGTTACCGTTGCGGCAGCCAATACAGTCAGTCTTTTTGCACAGGGTGCAGGAATGCAATTGTTCGCCGGGCAGGGAAAAGTCGATATACAGGCTCAGGGCGATGCTGTGAATATCCAGGCATTGAAGGATGTCACGGTAACCAGTAATAACGGCAAAGTGACGGTGAATGCAAGTCAGGACCTGACCCTTGTCTGTGGTGGTGCGTATATCAAAATCAATGGTGGAAATATTGAAATGGGTTGCCCCGGGAACATTTTGCTCAAAGCTGCGAATGTCCAAAAAATGGGGGCAGCTAACTTAAATCTGCCAGTTAAGGAACTTCCTAAAGGATTTAAAGGTGGATTTGAAATCACCGATCTGGAGACGGGTGAAATCAAGCCATACACATATTATAAAATAACCACTGCTGAAGGTGATGTTTATACAGGAACAACGGATAAACTCGGCAATACGATGCCTGTTTATACCGCCATGCCATCATCAATGAAAATTGAATTTCCTCTCAGCAATACAGACAGCGACCAGGGATAG
- a CDS encoding tetratricopeptide repeat protein, translating to MRFLFLFFIVGATSCVSQPTSIDSATEMNADEVYTLANMYSSGFGAPKDTITAIKLYEKAARLGNVDAQLTLGDIYYNGEDVRKNHSKAKYWYEKSARGGNAISQSNLGYMYLNGEGVPVDNNTARYWFELAVKQGDPAAEYFLGVMYADGKGGEKDEQKAKLLFQKSCSGGSPMACDKLNDRN from the coding sequence ATGAGATTTTTGTTTTTGTTTTTTATTGTCGGTGCTACTTCTTGTGTTTCCCAACCAACAAGCATTGATTCGGCCACGGAAATGAACGCTGATGAAGTATATACTCTGGCTAATATGTATAGTTCAGGGTTTGGGGCCCCGAAAGATACAATAACTGCTATAAAATTATATGAAAAAGCAGCAAGGCTTGGAAATGTTGATGCTCAACTTACTTTGGGTGATATTTATTATAATGGTGAGGATGTTCGGAAAAACCATTCCAAAGCTAAGTATTGGTACGAGAAATCGGCAAGAGGTGGCAACGCAATATCTCAATCTAATTTAGGGTATATGTATTTGAATGGAGAAGGTGTCCCCGTTGATAATAATACTGCCAGATACTGGTTTGAGCTTGCAGTAAAACAGGGTGATCCTGCGGCAGAGTATTTTTTGGGAGTAATGTATGCTGATGGGAAGGGAGGTGAGAAAGATGAGCAAAAGGCAAAATTATTGTTTCAGAAAAGTTGTTCGGGAGGATCACCCATGGCTTGTGATAAGTTAAATGATAGAAATTAA
- a CDS encoding type VI secretion protein: MGWNRAKSMTTELSPEPSMMWCFLTGILSVIIGIVLFMVHASGIVKELMVFNVWILSLAPSGIWLFLLCLRGWLWGKEVDKHNFLKKEADHAQKQWQTWAERYLAIAGSSIFLPDSITVGCLHNNFPQQYGLARKIDYLPASNYPADQSLRELLKGIKDALYQLPSELPVKVTLVTDLPDAGLSASFTSVWASLFPDRAIPDDITITPAFSMAWVEERLKLPVLTVDLILVMQLCGGDAYSDGLAALLLTSDDVARKYVLPHPARLLRPMPLDLNKFDEDLTLFLETQTIACRTARVLGDSCSWETIAAPLMTIGIKHGAGWDPAGRLLLEKWCGIPGPAAPWLLTALAADLVRLSNTSLLTLFSSGEERFISTVTSGSENEHNG, translated from the coding sequence ATGGGCTGGAACAGAGCGAAATCAATGACAACGGAGTTGTCCCCGGAACCATCAATGATGTGGTGTTTTCTGACCGGTATTTTGTCAGTAATTATCGGGATTGTATTATTCATGGTCCACGCCTCAGGCATAGTGAAAGAGCTCATGGTATTCAATGTCTGGATTCTTTCCCTCGCCCCGTCAGGGATCTGGCTGTTTTTACTCTGCCTGAGAGGCTGGTTGTGGGGTAAAGAAGTAGATAAGCATAACTTTCTGAAAAAAGAGGCTGACCATGCACAGAAACAGTGGCAAACCTGGGCCGAACGATATCTTGCGATTGCCGGTAGTTCTATTTTTTTACCCGATTCGATCACCGTAGGATGCCTTCATAATAACTTTCCGCAGCAGTACGGTCTTGCCAGAAAAATCGATTATCTCCCTGCCAGTAATTATCCGGCCGATCAATCCCTGCGCGAACTGCTTAAAGGCATAAAGGATGCGCTATATCAGTTGCCTTCGGAACTTCCGGTAAAAGTAACCCTGGTAACCGATCTGCCCGACGCCGGGCTGTCAGCGTCCTTTACCAGTGTCTGGGCATCTCTGTTCCCAGACCGCGCCATTCCGGATGACATCACCATCACGCCAGCTTTTTCCATGGCATGGGTCGAGGAACGTCTGAAGCTACCCGTCCTGACCGTTGATCTAATCCTCGTAATGCAGCTGTGTGGTGGTGACGCATACTCTGACGGGCTGGCCGCGCTGCTGCTGACCAGCGACGATGTGGCACGAAAATACGTCCTGCCGCACCCGGCACGGCTGCTGCGGCCAATGCCGCTCGATCTGAACAAATTTGACGAAGATCTCACACTGTTTCTCGAAACCCAGACGATTGCCTGTCGTACTGCCCGTGTGCTGGGCGATAGCTGCAGCTGGGAAACGATAGCCGCACCGCTAATGACCATCGGGATCAAGCATGGCGCCGGGTGGGATCCTGCCGGACGCCTGCTGCTGGAAAAATGGTGTGGTATTCCAGGCCCCGCAGCCCCGTGGTTACTGACAGCCCTGGCAGCCGACCTGGTCCGCCTGAGTAATACCTCTCTTCTGACGTTGTTCTCTTCCGGAGAAGAACGCTTTATCAGCACCGTCACATCAGGAA
- a CDS encoding DUF2931 family protein, with protein sequence MTKVDFILTTLLFMSVTGCTVEKSPVAVPGETEWGYKKLPYDQWEFLFIYPWALPALATQALMVDGAGYKITYQYVDNTEPSKVSVGRWNDRLGGVETYYNKGKALPLMLRFCWDSVIDKKSYETLVLFKKGTWEQMTTPFTDNYRNETYYRSTMIIGLAPEGKVSVWLGDRGNPVVPQSDAKITTVSGDRMEMCKGVTKSDFSYGYDQDIKEFIEGKTYPYGKW encoded by the coding sequence ATGACTAAGGTTGACTTCATCTTAACTACACTGCTGTTTATGTCAGTGACCGGGTGTACTGTAGAAAAATCACCGGTTGCAGTCCCTGGTGAGACCGAGTGGGGCTACAAAAAACTGCCTTACGACCAATGGGAATTTTTATTTATTTACCCTTGGGCATTGCCCGCTCTGGCGACCCAGGCACTGATGGTGGATGGCGCTGGTTATAAAATAACCTACCAATATGTTGACAACACCGAGCCAAGTAAGGTCAGCGTGGGCCGCTGGAATGACCGTCTTGGAGGAGTTGAGACTTATTACAACAAAGGCAAGGCGCTCCCCCTGATGCTGCGCTTCTGCTGGGACTCGGTTATCGATAAAAAGAGTTATGAAACCCTTGTATTGTTTAAAAAAGGCACCTGGGAGCAAATGACCACGCCTTTCACTGACAATTACCGGAATGAAACTTACTACCGTTCAACCATGATTATTGGTCTGGCTCCAGAGGGTAAGGTGAGCGTCTGGCTGGGAGATCGCGGTAATCCGGTGGTTCCTCAGTCAGATGCCAAAATTACCACGGTATCCGGTGACAGAATGGAGATGTGCAAAGGTGTGACTAAAAGTGATTTTTCATATGGATATGATCAAGATATTAAAGAATTTATCGAAGGTAAAACCTACCCCTACGGTAAGTGGTGA
- a CDS encoding lipase family protein, with translation MSESKTSATGVFGKAQAPAQRKCWIEIQLVDENDNAVANMPWRAENEATRDKVIDPYTGVTDSKGILRIDDLLHPDLTLFVKAQPLADVMEQRPLSIERTYSYSMKMSPVTVDKKAGLICYYVVIGQLCDKAPSIPGWEGKELPSFHFPDPEFSGLTISNMYFNSRVIVKICPFRAWNILLHHTKDYSMVNAVNLGLLSDFAYEGRERILSFFNQHCQDMSKVPSMLHTPVAIDVPFRQRYVNPVFLDTTEGDNGKGGSQLFYVYNDRQLIVGWRGTEPNKFFDIDTDLTFFPTSCPDIVQHGYCHLGFLDAYKLAESKFHNEFDTIRQLSEKYEFFITGHSLGGALSLIHSATLKDSLPLVYSYGMPRTFTKNAVLLLDGVIHFRHINDSDTVSSVPIEIDVYNEMYKSWANLASIFGAPKIISNTAIKLKEKTADPFWHHGGIVVFFKAEQSMVKYLKKTIKPPSTEFGVNSPTIKIKQISYEKAKLYIVPQLNENLFCESAEKQKNFVHCLDPDSLKRYFPKNTNPDLDSLSNPINHLMANKYIPFLNNQLLELEDPSRGLERKNKRQEFEKKVDEAMLSSDEHSSDEAARNKLFLKLQTFLPHALEMSKCDIVSKNALVRFNNLSKERYEDIN, from the coding sequence ATGAGTGAGTCAAAAACATCAGCGACAGGAGTATTCGGAAAGGCTCAGGCTCCTGCACAACGAAAATGTTGGATAGAAATTCAGCTTGTTGATGAAAATGATAATGCTGTGGCGAATATGCCCTGGCGGGCGGAAAATGAGGCTACCCGCGATAAAGTCATAGATCCTTATACTGGTGTGACTGATTCTAAAGGCATTTTGCGTATTGATGATTTACTTCATCCTGATTTGACGCTTTTTGTGAAGGCTCAACCGCTTGCGGATGTTATGGAGCAGCGTCCTTTAAGTATAGAAAGAACCTATTCCTACTCGATGAAAATGTCACCGGTCACCGTTGATAAAAAGGCTGGCCTCATTTGTTATTATGTGGTTATCGGGCAGTTGTGTGATAAAGCGCCTAGCATTCCTGGCTGGGAAGGTAAAGAATTGCCTTCTTTCCATTTTCCTGATCCAGAGTTTTCAGGCTTAACGATCTCAAATATGTATTTTAATTCGAGAGTTATTGTGAAAATATGCCCGTTCAGAGCGTGGAATATTCTTTTGCATCATACGAAAGACTATTCAATGGTTAATGCAGTGAATCTTGGACTACTGTCCGACTTTGCATATGAAGGAAGAGAGAGAATTCTTTCATTTTTCAATCAACATTGTCAGGATATGTCCAAAGTTCCTTCAATGCTACATACCCCTGTTGCTATAGACGTTCCGTTTCGACAGCGTTATGTTAATCCGGTTTTTTTGGATACTACTGAAGGTGATAATGGAAAGGGGGGATCGCAGCTTTTTTATGTATATAATGACAGGCAATTAATCGTCGGTTGGAGAGGTACAGAACCTAATAAATTTTTCGATATAGATACCGATCTGACTTTTTTTCCAACTTCCTGTCCAGATATTGTTCAACATGGATATTGTCACTTAGGCTTTTTAGATGCATATAAACTGGCGGAGAGTAAGTTTCATAATGAGTTTGACACGATCAGACAATTATCAGAAAAATATGAATTTTTTATCACAGGTCATAGTTTAGGTGGTGCTCTTAGCTTAATACACTCGGCGACATTAAAGGATTCATTACCCTTAGTATATAGCTATGGAATGCCGCGCACGTTTACAAAGAATGCTGTATTGTTATTGGATGGTGTAATTCATTTTCGACATATAAATGATAGTGATACGGTTTCCAGTGTGCCAATTGAAATTGATGTCTATAATGAAATGTATAAATCATGGGCTAATTTAGCTTCTATTTTTGGTGCTCCGAAAATAATATCTAATACTGCAATAAAATTAAAAGAAAAAACGGCTGATCCTTTTTGGCATCATGGGGGTATTGTTGTATTTTTTAAAGCAGAACAATCCATGGTTAAGTATTTGAAAAAAACAATTAAGCCACCATCCACAGAGTTTGGGGTCAATTCGCCTACGATTAAAATAAAGCAAATATCATACGAAAAAGCAAAATTATATATTGTTCCTCAGCTTAATGAAAATCTATTTTGTGAGTCAGCAGAAAAACAGAAAAATTTTGTACATTGTTTGGATCCTGATAGTCTTAAGCGTTATTTTCCTAAAAATACAAACCCCGATCTTGACTCTTTATCTAATCCAATAAATCACTTAATGGCAAATAAGTATATACCATTTCTGAATAATCAATTGTTAGAGTTAGAAGATCCGTCTCGCGGACTTGAGAGGAAAAATAAACGACAGGAATTCGAAAAGAAGGTCGATGAAGCGATGCTATCAAGCGATGAGCACTCATCAGATGAGGCTGCCCGCAACAAGCTATTTCTTAAATTGCAAACTTTTTTGCCGCATGCATTAGAAATGTCGAAATGTGATATTGTAAGTAAGAATGCTCTTGTCCGATTTAATAATTTATCAAAGGAGCGATATGAAGATATTAATTAA
- a CDS encoding phospholipase effector Tle1 domain-containing protein encodes MEQDPAIASAIEEGLRGDYYDGKPSGEVRFLGIFDTVAAIGGISNFFDINGRSNPRVKLELRPSVAKKVFHITAMNEYRYNFSLNSIQGMWPELSLPGAHSDIGGGYNPVGSPMQENESLFLSCPEFEIVSDDTRETDTRVYRNAEKAREMLMSLPALKHILPHGKITTKTRSVGVINSNQRRNGMIQKQVGAAVFFERMAVPNEWANVCLRVMIDAAQEAGGLFEPIRQTNTELQLPSELIPLAEKTIAQGKSVRLGKEPQAFTEEERLLIGKYTHCSAKWNIESDRNLWVDPKTGEIFIHHFGPKEDKAFVFPNKPNDHWVRSVW; translated from the coding sequence ATGGAGCAGGATCCTGCTATAGCCAGTGCGATTGAAGAAGGGCTCAGAGGGGACTATTACGATGGCAAACCTTCAGGTGAAGTCCGCTTCCTGGGTATTTTCGATACTGTGGCGGCCATTGGTGGGATCAGCAATTTCTTCGACATTAATGGTCGCAGTAATCCGAGGGTGAAGCTGGAATTACGACCTTCGGTTGCGAAAAAAGTTTTTCATATTACGGCAATGAATGAATACCGGTATAACTTCAGCCTGAACAGCATTCAGGGCATGTGGCCCGAGCTTTCTCTACCGGGAGCGCATTCAGATATTGGTGGGGGTTACAATCCGGTGGGGTCACCGATGCAGGAAAATGAAAGTCTGTTTCTGAGCTGCCCCGAATTTGAAATCGTCAGCGACGATACTAGAGAAACCGATACGCGAGTATATCGTAATGCGGAAAAAGCCAGAGAAATGTTGATGTCTCTGCCTGCCTTAAAACACATTTTACCGCATGGAAAAATAACCACCAAAACCCGTTCCGTCGGTGTGATAAATAGCAATCAACGTCGGAACGGCATGATACAAAAACAGGTGGGTGCCGCAGTGTTTTTTGAGCGTATGGCCGTTCCCAATGAATGGGCCAACGTCTGTCTGCGTGTGATGATTGATGCGGCTCAGGAGGCGGGGGGATTATTTGAACCAATTCGTCAAACAAACACAGAGTTACAACTTCCCTCCGAATTAATACCTTTGGCTGAGAAAACCATCGCCCAGGGAAAATCAGTACGTCTGGGAAAGGAGCCTCAGGCCTTTACTGAGGAAGAACGGCTGCTTATAGGTAAATATACCCATTGCTCCGCCAAATGGAATATCGAGTCTGATCGTAATTTATGGGTGGATCCTAAAACGGGAGAGATATTTATTCATCATTTTGGTCCCAAAGAAGATAAGGCGTTTGTCTTCCCGAATAAACCCAATGATCACTGGGTACGTTCCGTTTGGTAA
- a CDS encoding putative T6SS immunity periplasmic lipoprotein produces MVKIISFCCRYAFVLSLTLLTGCPGHGDSLRPDEITTVSIRGNNVCFSVPEPEDYQPVSISIDPRGTRFRDRKITFDPPLRVVNSHLCIPPSFHHFSDKGQFIVRYVLHSERHKNTPRSMVAGVEIADECINDIPLNDMEAVRPYGELKNSDVNAEQSERNDSCKYPFKSSHGVKNIESQ; encoded by the coding sequence ATGGTGAAAATAATATCCTTTTGCTGCAGATATGCTTTTGTTCTCAGCCTGACATTACTAACTGGATGTCCCGGACATGGGGACTCCCTTCGGCCTGATGAAATAACAACGGTCAGCATAAGAGGCAACAATGTGTGTTTCAGCGTTCCGGAGCCAGAGGACTACCAGCCAGTCAGTATTTCAATTGATCCTAGAGGAACCCGATTCAGGGATCGGAAAATTACATTTGATCCCCCACTTCGTGTTGTAAACAGCCATTTATGCATCCCACCTTCATTCCATCATTTTTCTGATAAAGGCCAGTTCATCGTCAGATATGTTTTGCACTCCGAGCGCCATAAGAACACACCGCGCAGCATGGTCGCAGGAGTAGAAATTGCTGACGAATGTATTAACGACATCCCGCTTAATGATATGGAGGCAGTGAGACCTTACGGCGAATTGAAAAACAGTGATGTGAATGCTGAGCAAAGCGAACGTAACGATTCCTGCAAATATCCTTTTAAATCTTCTCATGGAGTGAAAAATATTGAATCTCAGTGA
- a CDS encoding DUF2931 family protein — MTKAKIILTALLLVSVTGCTAEKSSFAAPGETEWVYIKLPYDEWKFLFIYPKALPAKATQALIVDGTGYKTTYQYIDTTRPSQVSVGRWNDRLGGVQAYYNKGKALPLMLRFCWDSVIDKKSYETRIMFKKGTWEQMTTPYTDSRWDETYYRSTMIIGLAPEGKVSVWLGDRGNPVVPQSDAKITTV; from the coding sequence ATGACCAAAGCTAAAATCATTTTGACTGCACTGTTGTTGGTGTCAGTAACAGGGTGTACCGCAGAAAAATCTTCGTTTGCTGCCCCGGGAGAGACTGAATGGGTTTACATAAAACTTCCTTACGACGAATGGAAGTTTCTCTTCATTTATCCCAAAGCGCTGCCCGCAAAGGCTACACAGGCTCTGATAGTGGATGGAACTGGTTACAAAACTACCTACCAGTATATTGATACCACCAGACCAAGTCAGGTCAGCGTAGGGCGCTGGAATGATCGCTTGGGAGGGGTACAGGCCTATTACAACAAAGGTAAAGCGTTGCCCCTGATGCTGCGGTTCTGCTGGGACTCGGTTATCGATAAAAAGAGTTATGAAACCCGGATAATGTTTAAAAAAGGTACGTGGGAGCAGATGACCACACCTTATACAGACAGCCGCTGGGATGAAACCTACTATCGTTCAACCATGATTATTGGTCTGGCTCCTGAGGGTAAGGTGAGCGTCTGGCTGGGAGACCGCGGTAATCCGGTGGTTCCTCAGTCGGATGCCAAAATTACTACGGTATAA
- a CDS encoding type IV secretion protein Rhs, which yields MSIHDKDKHTGKKDKKEGSLRLLTPGEIELAKSVFRTTIPYQKVWIHHDSYLPFGLQDKNAAMAPNGEIYFRHWYRDDYSSVVPFLQHLFIHEMSHVWQREKGMNIIGRGLVSWVVSYRYVLDGRLLSEYPPEQQAQIIADHFSLQVEGYETWCDLRTAGVITLDGNISEALIRHLYTCTLRGFPW from the coding sequence ATGTCGATCCATGATAAAGACAAGCACACCGGGAAAAAAGATAAGAAGGAAGGTTCACTGCGATTACTGACACCAGGTGAGATAGAACTGGCGAAATCGGTATTCAGAACGACGATCCCATATCAAAAAGTCTGGATCCATCATGACAGCTACCTTCCTTTTGGACTGCAGGACAAAAATGCGGCGATGGCCCCAAACGGCGAGATTTATTTTCGTCACTGGTACAGAGACGATTACTCGTCAGTTGTTCCTTTTCTACAACATCTTTTCATTCACGAAATGAGTCATGTCTGGCAGCGTGAAAAAGGAATGAATATTATTGGCCGGGGCCTGGTTAGCTGGGTTGTGAGTTATCGCTATGTCCTGGACGGACGTCTGCTAAGTGAATATCCACCGGAGCAGCAGGCACAGATTATTGCCGATCACTTTTCTTTGCAGGTTGAAGGATATGAGACATGGTGTGATCTGAGAACAGCGGGTGTGATCACTCTTGATGGAAACATTTCTGAGGCCCTTATTCGCCACCTTTATACCTGCACGTTGCGAGGATTTCCATGGTGA
- the tli1 gene encoding T6SS immunity phospholipase A1-binding lipoprotein Tli1-EAEC: MTRVKIIFTALLLVSVTGCVAEKSSFAAPGETEWGYKKLPYDEWKFLFIYPKALPALATQALMVDGAGYKTTFHYIDTTRSSQVSIGRWNDHLGGTQAYYNKGKALPLMLRFCWDSIIDKKSYETLVLFKKGTWEQMTTPYTDGRWDETYYRSTMIIGLAPEGKVSVWLGDRGNPVVPQSDAKITTVSGDKMEMCKGVTKSDFSYGYDQDIKEFIEGKTYPYGNW, encoded by the coding sequence ATGACTAGAGTTAAAATCATTTTCACCGCCCTGTTGTTGGTGTCAGTAACAGGGTGTGTCGCAGAAAAATCTTCGTTTGCTGCCCCGGGAGAGACTGAATGGGGCTACAAAAAACTGCCTTACGACGAATGGAAATTTCTCTTTATTTATCCCAAAGCGTTGCCCGCCCTGGCCACCCAGGCGCTGATGGTGGATGGAGCCGGTTACAAGACTACCTTCCATTATATTGATACCACCAGATCAAGTCAGGTCAGCATAGGGCGTTGGAATGACCATCTGGGGGGTACTCAGGCCTATTACAATAAAGGTAAAGCGTTGCCCCTGATGCTGCGGTTCTGCTGGGACTCGATTATTGATAAAAAGAGTTATGAAACCCTGGTATTGTTTAAAAAAGGCACCTGGGAGCAAATGACCACACCTTATACAGACGGCCGCTGGGATGAAACCTACTATCGTTCAACCATGATTATTGGTCTGGCTCCAGAGGGTAAGGTGAGCGTCTGGCTGGGAGACCGCGGTAATCCGGTGGTTCCTCAGTCAGATGCCAAAATTACCACGGTATCCGGTGACAAAATGGAGATGTGCAAAGGTGTGACTAAAAGTGATTTTTCATATGGATATGATCAAGATATTAAAGAATTTATCGAAGGTAAAACCTACCCCTACGGCAACTGGTGA